The following proteins are co-located in the Calliphora vicina chromosome 2, idCalVici1.1, whole genome shotgun sequence genome:
- the LOC135950257 gene encoding retinoid-inducible serine carboxypeptidase-like, translating to MNRGQIFVLLALLAIATTVCAKTGYGPGEQDWGFVDVRKGAHMFYWLYYTNANVTSYTERPLAIWLQGGPGASSTGYGNFEELGPLDLDGNNRTWTWVKDMNVLFIDNPVGSGFSYTDSILQLTTNNKQIALDLVEFMKGFYALHPEFQDVPLHIFCESYGGKMAPEFALELYYAIQKEEIKSNLTSVVLGDPWTSPIDSVMAWAPLLLNMGIVDQDGYENIMVSANKTKELVEGEKWTQATMQWSATQSVLLRESKGVDFYDIEKPTRGDAYTRMLLRTNNYQELMYRTLVHYDIDENRDQKLQDLMRGPVSKALGIPSKVKWGSQSSNTFSRQMGDFMKPVIHIVSELLDNTNLKVGVLSGQLDLICATPGTVNWIEKMQWSYRDEYVKAPRLGISVNRILEGYEKSAGNFTMFWVNRAGHMVPADNPAAMSHILKKFTNYGQ from the exons ATGAATCGTGGTCAAATCTTTGTGTTGTTAGCTCTATTAGCAATTGCCACCACCGTCTGTG CTAAAACCGGCTATGGTCCTGGTGAGCAAGATTGGGGTTTTGTGGACGTTCGCAAGGGTGCCCATATGTTCTATTGGCTCTACTACACCAATGCAAATGTTACCAGCTACACTGAACGTCCTTTGGCTATATGGTTGCAGGGTGGTCCAGGCGCCTCCTCTACCGGCTATGGTAATTTCGAGGAATTAGGTCCTTTGGATCTCGATGGAAACAATCGTACTTGGACTTGGGTTAAAGATATGAATGTTTTGTTCATCGATAATCCCGTGGGCAGTGGTTTTTCATATACCGACAGTATTTTACAATTGACTAcgaacaacaaacaaattgcaTTGGATTTGGTGGAATTCATGAAGGGTTTCTATGCTTTGCATCCAGAATTCCAAGATGTACCATTGCACATTTTCTGTGAAAGTTATGGTGGCAAAATGGCACCAGAGTTTGCTTTGGAATTATACTATGCCATACAAAAGGAAGAGATCAAAAGTAATTTGACATCGGTGGTCTTGGGTGATCCATGGACTTCACCCATTGATTCGGTAATGGCTTGGGCTCCTCTTTTGTTGAATATG GGTATTGTTGATCAAGATGGCTATGAAAACATTATGGTTTCGGCTAACAAAACTAAGGAATTGGTTGAAGGTGAAAAATGGACTCAAGCCACCATGCAATGGAGTGCCACACAATCGGTTTTGCTTAGAGAATCTAAAGGTGTTGATTTCTATGATATTGAAAAGCCCACCAGAGGTGATGCCTACACACGCATGCTGCTCAGAACAAACAATTATCAAG aacTCATGTATCGTACTTTGGTGCATTACGATATTGATGAGAATCGTGATCAAAAATTACAAGATTTAATGCGTGGTCCAGTTAGCAAAGCTTTGGGTATTCCCTCCAAGGTTAAATGGGGCTCTCAAAGCAGTAATACCTTCTCGCGTCAAATGGGTGATTTCATGAAACCCGTTATTCATATTG TCAGCGAACTTTTGGACAACACCAACTTGAAGGTAGGCGTTTTATCTGGTCAATTGGATTTAATTTGCGCCACTCCTGGTACCGTTAACTGGATTGAGAAAATGCAATGGAGTTATCGCGATGAATATGTTAAGGCTCCCCGCTTGGGCATTAGTGTTAATCGCATTTTGGAGGGTTACGAAAAGTCTGCTGGCAACTTTACCATGTTCTGGGTTAATCGTGCTGGTCATATGGTACCTGCCGATAATCCCGCTGCTATGAGTCACATTCTTAAGAAGTTTACCAATTATggtcaataa